A section of the Pedobacter sp. HDW13 genome encodes:
- a CDS encoding caspase family protein → MRKFLIIIIFFIFFLPLNSGAQNKYAVIIGINEYFDAPGVKSNRHNLKGCVNDALSIKSLLLNRFSFPKENITMLLNAAATEKNMTDAMLEILDKGKAGDAVVFFFCGHGVYIDNPATLKNPFKLGYSQAICMSNLYAPNHGCLVKDNTLKILFNRFVEKKLILTTLFDCCYSGNIAMGKEAPPMHNGYRYNEIEGNKDVPRGSIPFDMTTTLTIADTANIPRPSETQNSRFASLSACTNAEKALEIYDESGRSHGAFTKSLISVFERTKVDLSFSEVISRITNEVDIKQRLQQDPTYHFDSLRRYTNFIGLPLQKVTPSFMASCINIGSSTITLNAGYNDEIAFGNVFKSKDNKISLTILKVFADSSIATINPALIVKKGDVFVRSDPYRISAPLLKIFIPASNLNSAEFTSIFKREILPYTKNKGYQDYFNWTFDISSSTFLYTNQLNPHREISPMAKRGRFYVLMSIPKDLANAITTKLEKEQSIQLVNSPQEANLVLYLNYAVVSNDNKTPRFVFTYHEPLPPDNSSGAISRIRFYGYRATAPRLLLNRLALTALTNEIQQITYDAIRSKGTRWINMYAKKISY, encoded by the coding sequence ATGCGCAAGTTCCTGATCATAATAATATTTTTCATTTTCTTTTTACCGCTAAATAGTGGAGCCCAAAATAAATATGCCGTTATTATAGGTATAAATGAATATTTTGATGCTCCGGGAGTAAAAAGTAACAGGCATAACCTTAAAGGTTGCGTAAACGATGCATTAAGTATAAAATCACTGCTTTTAAACCGTTTCAGTTTTCCAAAAGAAAATATTACCATGCTGTTAAATGCTGCAGCTACCGAAAAAAACATGACGGATGCAATGCTCGAGATATTGGATAAAGGCAAAGCAGGTGATGCGGTAGTTTTCTTTTTTTGTGGTCATGGGGTTTACATCGATAATCCGGCAACCTTAAAAAACCCTTTCAAACTGGGGTACAGTCAAGCCATTTGCATGAGCAACCTTTATGCACCCAACCACGGATGTTTGGTAAAAGACAATACCTTAAAGATCTTGTTTAACCGCTTCGTAGAAAAAAAATTAATCCTTACCACCCTATTCGATTGCTGTTATAGCGGAAATATTGCCATGGGTAAAGAGGCTCCACCTATGCACAATGGTTATCGTTACAACGAAATTGAGGGAAATAAGGATGTTCCGCGCGGAAGCATCCCCTTTGATATGACTACTACGCTAACAATTGCCGATACAGCCAACATTCCGCGACCATCAGAAACCCAAAACTCACGTTTTGCCTCACTTTCGGCCTGTACAAATGCAGAAAAGGCGCTGGAAATTTATGACGAATCGGGCCGGTCGCATGGTGCATTTACCAAATCGTTGATCAGCGTTTTCGAAAGGACTAAGGTAGACCTGTCTTTTTCAGAAGTGATATCCAGGATAACAAACGAGGTCGACATTAAGCAACGTTTGCAACAAGACCCAACTTATCATTTCGATAGTTTAAGAAGGTACACCAATTTTATTGGCTTACCCTTGCAAAAAGTTACTCCTTCGTTTATGGCAAGTTGCATAAACATCGGCAGCAGTACAATTACACTTAATGCTGGCTACAATGATGAAATCGCCTTCGGGAATGTTTTTAAATCAAAAGACAATAAAATTAGCCTTACAATTTTAAAAGTGTTTGCCGATAGCTCAATAGCTACAATAAATCCGGCTTTAATAGTTAAAAAAGGAGATGTATTTGTGCGGTCAGATCCCTACAGAATTTCAGCTCCTTTACTTAAAATTTTTATTCCTGCTTCGAACCTTAATTCGGCAGAATTTACAAGTATATTCAAAAGAGAAATATTGCCTTACACTAAAAATAAAGGCTACCAGGATTATTTTAACTGGACTTTTGACATTAGCAGCTCAACCTTTTTATACACCAACCAGCTAAATCCACATCGAGAAATCTCTCCGATGGCCAAACGGGGTAGGTTTTATGTGCTAATGTCTATCCCAAAAGATCTGGCGAATGCTATAACAACAAAGCTGGAAAAGGAACAAAGTATACAATTAGTAAATTCGCCACAAGAGGCAAACCTGGTGCTCTATTTAAATTATGCAGTTGTTTCTAACGATAATAAAACACCCCGTTTTGTTTTTACCTACCATGAGCCGCTGCCACCAGATAACAGTTCGGGAGCAATTAGCCGCATTCGTTTTTATGGTTACCGTGCAACAGCCCCACGCTTATTGCTAAATAGATTGGCGTTAACTGCGCTTACAAATGAGATACAACAAATTACTTACGATGCTATACGGAGTAAAGGTACCCGGTGGATTAATATGTATGCCAAAAAGATTAGTTATTGA